Proteins encoded together in one Carassius auratus strain Wakin unplaced genomic scaffold, ASM336829v1 scaf_tig00003559, whole genome shotgun sequence window:
- the LOC113070244 gene encoding NIPA-like protein 3: MSSDLRMNGVRMAREEDGVTADSYTENLIGTLLAIFGNLLVSISVSIQKQSHVALAGNKDPRQYYYTKTWWSGLMLMVLGEGALFVSYAFAPLSLIAPLNAVSVISSSILGFVFLREKWKAQEFLKRYILTFLGCALTAGGTYLFVTFGPNSHEKLNAENIVKHVIGWPFLLYLLLGIITFCLVLYFYKRRNANYLVLILLLVALLGSVTVITVKAVSGMIVLSILGPLQLSYPIFYVMFVCMVATIVFQASFLAQASHLYDSSLIACVNYIFCTTFAIVAGAIFYQEFNHEDVLHICMFLLGCAICFLGVFLITKNKRKAKAFEPYVTMDMAKGIPTIHNKGWAVQPDYSGSFSYGALENNDSVAPVTLPVDQKLSVSSSPVSPYQPSELKKD; the protein is encoded by the exons ATGTCATCTGATTTAAGGATGAACGGCGTGAGGATGGCACGAGAGGAGGACGGTGTGACGGCAGACTCTTACACC GAAAACCTCATTGGAACATTGTTAGCTATCTTTGGAAACCTGTTGGTCAGCATCTCAGTCAGCATTCAG AAACAAAGTCATGTGGCGTTGGCAGGAAATAAAGACCCGAGGCAATACTACTACACTAAGACCTGGTGGTCTGGCCTGATGCTGATGGTTCTGGGGGAGGGCGCCTTGTTTGTGTCTTACGCATTTGCACCGCTCTCTCTTATAGCACCACTTAATGCCGTGTCTGTTATAT CAAGCTCCATCTTGGGTTTCGTGTTTTTGCGGGAAAAGTGGAAGGCTCAGGAATTCTTGA AGCGCTACATCTTAACTTTCCTGGGCTGTGCCTTGACGGCAGGCGGTACTTACCTCTTTGTGACATTTGGACCAAACTCTCACGAGAAGCTGAATGCGGAGAACATAGTAAAACATGTTATCGGCTGGCCCTTCCTCTTATACTTG cttctgGGGATCATTACTTTCTGTCTGGTGCTGTATTTCTATAAACGGCGGAATGCTAACTACCTCGTCCTGATTCTGCTGCTGGTGGCACTACTTG GTTCAGTGACTGTAATCACAGTGAAGGCGGTTTCAGGAATGATTGTGCTCAGCATCTTGGGTCCTCTACAGCTGTCCTATCCCATTTTCTATGTCATGTTCGTCTGCATGGTGGCAACTATCGTCTTTCAAGCATC atttttagcACAGGCATCTCACCTGTATGATTCCTCTCTCATCGCTTGTGTGAATTACATTTTCTGCACAACATTTGCAATTGTGGCAG ggGCCATATTTTATCAGGAGTTTAACCACGAAGATGTTCTGCACATATGCATGTTTCTTTTGGG GTGTGCTATATGCTTTCTTGGAGTGTTCCTGATCACTAAAAACAAGAGGAAGGCCAAAGCTTTTGAGCCATATGTCACTATGGACATGGCAAAAG GCATCCCGACCATTCACAACAAAGGCTGGGCTGTGCAGCCCGATTATAGTGGCTCTTTTTCATATGGAGCACTGGAGAACAACGACAGTGTGGCACCTGTGACGCTTCCAGTGGACCAAAAGCTGTCTGTCTCTTCCAGTCCTGTTAGCCCATACCAACCATCAGAATTGAAAAAAGACTGA
- the LOC113070242 gene encoding grainyhead-like protein 3 homolog yields the protein MTKEIEALMVQQNESFNYLRYPDNYIMDSWPSMDSGDLSKTKPRMSSDEELATLSLLYEACKNPKEQKMTSCARESSMYMDRTVNSASPELATLENAHIMKLLSESMSSGHSKQALLGTDSYTGDNLYSLLQPTQKSWPSDQPFLETTPEPLPYSTFVGQTSPVYSESYTNSPPDRYRNDFQFVLGAPQASQHKTTAIPMVYSTRGSFTPSHCKEWM from the exons ATGACCAAGGAGATTGA GGCTCTCATGGTACAACAGAACGAGAGTTTCAACTACTTACGCTATCCAGACAACTACATTATGGACTCTTGGCCTAGCATGGACAGCGGTGACCTCAGCAAGACTAAACCCCGAATGTCTTCAGATGAAGAACTTGCAACTTTAAGCCTTCTTTATGAAGCCTGCAAG aacccTAAAGAGCAGAAGATGACATCATGTGCGCGTGAAAGCAGCATGTACATGGACAG GACAGTGAATAGCGCCTCCCCTGAGCTGGCCACGCTGGAGAACGCTCACATCATGAAGCTGCTTTCTGAAAGCATGTCCTCCGGTCACTCAAAGCAAGCATTACTGGGCACTGACAGCTACACCGGGGACAACTTGTACTCCCTCCTCCAACCAACACAGAAATCATGGCCATCTGACCAACCCTTTCTGGAGACGACCCCTGAG CCTCTACCCTACAGCACATTTGTGGGACAAACAAGCCCAGTATACTCAGAGTCCTACACCAACTCTCCTCCAGACAGATACAG GAATGACTTCCAGTTTGTTCTTGGTGCACCACAAGCTTCTCAGCACAAGACAACAGCAATACCAATGGTGTACTCAACAAGGGGCAGTTTTACCCCATCACACTGCAAGGAGTGGATG